The Nitrospira sp. genome includes the window CCGGTGATGCCGATGATTCGGCCATGAAGATCCTTGAGCACGGCTCCGGTCCAATGATAGGGGATGGTCCGCTGGTCTTTGGTTATGAGATGCCCTTCGAGTTCAGCCTTTCCGTCCGTGAACGCGCGTTGAATCGCGCGCGCCGTCTGTTCTTGCTCGTGAGGGGGGACAAAGGCGAGCGCGGATTTGCCGTGTAATTCCTCAGGGCTGTATCCCGTGACCTCTTCGACGCGGTGATTCCATTTCACCATGTTCCCCTGGGTGTCGAGGGTGAACATAAAGTCAGGAACGGTTTCTGTGATATTACGGAGATCCGTGAGCGCCTTGAGTCGCTCCTGCTCGACGCGTTGTCTTTCTGTGATGTCGCGAATAAAGCCGCAGGTATAGCCTGTCCCCTCGTACTCGAGATAGGTCACCGAGATTTCGATGGGAAATTCCGAGCCGTCTTTGCGGCGGTGCACGGATTCGTAGGTGGCTGCCCCGCCTTGCGTGATCTCATCAAGCCGCTGTTGAAAATGTTCGGGATCATGGCAAGGCGCAATGTCGGCGATGGTCAGACCAAGGAGCTCTTCCCGCGAATACCCGAGCGACCGGCAGACGGCGTCATTGGCGTAGATGAATCGTGTGGAGTCGTCGGCCCACAGCACTCCATCGAATGATTGATCCACGGCAACCTGTGTGAAGCGCAACCGACTCTCCGCCGCCCGCTGTGCTGCTTCAGCCTGCTGTCGCTGCAGTTCGGCTCCTGCTCTCGCAGCGAACAGGGTGAGGACCGACTGGATCCATTCGCTCTTGCGGAGCGGTTTGGTATCCATGATGGCGAGGATGCCGATCACGGCGCCACTCTTGATGCGTATCGGGACGCCGCAGTAGCTGTCGATTCTCACCCCACCCGGCAGTTCAAATTTGGGGAAAGTATCTTGCACCTGGCTGTCAAATCGGGCGAAAGACTCTTTCAGCGCAGCCTCGCAGGGTGTCTGGGATAGGGCATATTCAAAGTTTCTGACAAGGGTCCCTCCCGAGGAGACGGCGATTGTGTGGATCGTGTGAGGGGCGGCCTCGGTGACGATGCCAATGACCGCGTACTGCACCTGCAAGGTTGAGGTGAGCTGATTCACCAAGGACGCGAAAAACCGCTCGCCGATGTCTGCGGCGGTCCCCTCAACTATCGTGCGGAGCCAGACGGACTGTTCTTGCAGGTCCTGTAGCTGGCGGTCACGGTTAGTGGTCTGCTCATACAGTGTTCGATCCCGCTCGGCGAGCTCTCGTGCCACGTCGGCGAGTTGCGTCCGCAGCGATTCCAGTTCAGGCAGTTGTCCGGTCCCACTCATAGCGCGGCTCCTTGCCAGATGATGCGTAGGGAACTCGTGTGATTGGCGTCGGCTGTACTCAAGGGGTGATGCAATAGGTCCGGACGTGTAATCTCATGTACCCCATTGCGAGGCCATGGGGTTGACCTCCGGTCCATCAGGGACGCGTAGCCATTGGAAGGGAAGCCATGAGATGTCCGGGATTGTGGGTGCAGATCGGGTTGCAGGAACCGCATCGCACACTCCCACATCAGTGATCCAGAATCAGGAGGCCGAGGTCCGCAGTGTCCTACGGACCGCCTCCAAATGTCTAGATCCAAATAGGCCGGGCACGGCGTGTACGGATGCGGGTCAGACCGCGCTGAGCGATTCAGGGTTTGCTGTCCGATTCAGGGGGAAACTTGGTGCGCGCTCATCCGCGAATCCACGGGCTAGGTGGTAGGAGCGGGTCTCTCGCGTGCGTACAGGGGGAGGAACATAAATTGGTGCCGAAGGCGGGACTTGAACCCGCACGGCTTGCGCCACACGCCCCTCAAACGTGCGTGTCTGCCATTTCACCACTTCGGCTACCGGCAGGAGCTTGAAAAACTCCCGCAACTGCGTTCTCGCATCGCTCAAACCCTCAACGTACCCAGTCGTACGCCTCGGGCTTTCGTTCGCTGCGGCCTTGTTGCAGGAATTTTTGAAGCTCCTGCACCTGGGTCACGAAATAGACCGTCACTCTAGTTTCGTATCTGCGTGGGACGCTTCACGAACGACGTGCGACGGTCCGAGGGAGGCGCATTATAGAAGTAGGGCAAAATTCTTGTCAATAAAGGACACGTCCGGTAGAATCGCCCCACTTTCACGCTGCTGTTCCTCTGTTTCCATCTGTCGAGGAGATCGTCTGCACCATGTCGGTCGCTCCCTCAGTCTCCCAACGCCGTGTGGCCGCATCGATCGCCGCGTTTTTCGACGTCGACAATACGCTGTTGCCTGGCGAAGCCAGTGAGGTGGGATTTTTTCGCTGGCTCCGGCAGCGTGGTGTGGTCGGTTGGCCGGAGGCGCGTGCCAGCGTGGCCTGGTGGCTCCGGCATCTCCCGGCGCTGTCGCTGCAGCCACTGCGTGAACGCAAATTGTATCTGGCGGGAAAGCCTGCGCAAGTCATTGAGTCGCTGGGTGAAGAGTTTTGTCGCGAAGCCCTCTGCCCGCGTGTGTCTCCCGTTGCCATGACGACGATCGAGCGACACCGGAGTGAGGGGCATCTGGTCATTTTGCTGACGGGGTCGCTGGATTTTCTGATGGAGCCCATCGCGGATTCGCTCCAAGTCGATCGTTGTGTTGCGAGTCAGCTTGAACAGCTAGAGGGCGTCTATACCGGTCAGGTGGTCCCTCCGCTGCCGTACGGCGAGGGGAAGCTCACGCATGTGCACCGGCTTGCGCAAGAGCTGGAGTTAGATCTTGAGGCCTGTTTTGCGTACGGCGACAGTCCGGGGGATCAGGCTGTCTTGGGTGCCGTGGGGCATCCGACGGTGGTGAATCCGATTCGCGGCATGGGCCGTGTGGCCCGCCGTCATGGCTGGCCGGTGGTGTCCTGGCGATGAATGCTCCCCCCCAACCCCAAGAACAGACGCTCCGGGTGACAGAAATCTTTCATAGTATCCAAGGAGAGTCGACGTATGTGGGGCAGCCCTGCGTCTTCGTCCGGCTTACGGGTTGTCCGCTCCGTTGTACCTGGTGCGATACCGACTATAGTTTTTACGGCGGGACGTCTCTCGCCATCGACGAGATTCTGACGAAGGTGCGGGAGTTTGGCTGTCAGCTGGTCGAAGTGACCGGCGGCGAGCCGCTCGCGCAGCCGGAGGCGCTTCCACTGATCGCTCGTCTGTGCGATGCCGGCTATACGGTCTTGATCGAAACCAGCGGTGCGATCGATGTGCGGCCGGTCGACCAACGGGCGAAACTCATCCTGGACGTGAAATGCCCGGGGAGCGGAATGACAGACCGCATGCATTGGCCGAATCTCGACTGCCTGACAGCGAAGGACGAAGCGAAGTTTGTCTTGGCCTCGCGTGCGGACTATGAGTGGGCGCGCGGGATTGTGATGCAACATCGTCTCGCCGATCGCTGTCCCGTGCTGTTCAGTCCGGTCTTCGGGTCATTGGATCTTCGCCCTCTTGCCGAGTGGATTCTGGCGGATCGGCTGTCAGTCAGGTTTCAATTGCAGATGCACAAATATATCTGGGCCCCGGATATGCGGGGCGTATGAAGAGGGTTTCGTTCATTCTGTCGCGGACGACGATCATAGAAGGAGATGTGAATGAAGATCATGCGAGTAGATGCACGGGCCGGGCGTGTGGAGACGGAATCAACCGATGTGTTGGTCCTGACCCATTGCGAGGGCGATGTCTTTTCGAAACAGGCGACGATGATCGATAAATCGATGAATGGGGCCTTACACGAGTTGCTGCAGTCGAAAGAATTTGAAGGCAAGGCCAATGAGCTTGTGCTGGTGCATACCCAGGGCAAGGTGCCCGCCAAGCGGATTCTCCTGGTGGGGTTGGGGAAAGAGAAGGATGTGACGGTGGATCAGCTGCGGCAGGCCGTGGGGCATGCGGTCAAGCGCGTACGGCAGGCCAAGGCCGGTTTCTTCACGGTCGGCGTTCCCTCCGTCACCCCACAGGGTTCGACCGCCGTTGAGGTGGCCCAGGCGATGGCCGAGGGAGCCATTCTGGGCAGCTATCAGTTCACGGCCTACCGAAGCGAGGGCGCGTCGGGAAAAGATGTGAAAGGGATGTCGCTCCTGGCGGCTCAGACGAGCGAGCTCAAGTCGATGACCGAAGGGATCCGGCGCGGCGTGGCGACGGCCGAAGCCGCGGTCCTGGTGCGAGATTTGTGCAACCATCCGTCGAATGTCATGACTCCCTCGCGGATTGCCACTGAGGCGAAGGCGATCGCGAAGGAAGAGGCGCTCACGCTCAAGATCCTGGAGCGGAAAGATATTGAAAAGCTCGGTATGGGGGCATTGCTGGGTGTGGCGCAAGGCAGTCATGAGCCGCCGAAGTTCATCATTCTCGAATACAAGGGATCGAAGAAGAAGGATGAACGTCCGGTTGTGTTGGTCGGGAAGACGATCACGTTCGATACCGGCGGAATTTCTCTCAAGCCGGCGGAGAACATGGAACATATGAAGGCGGACATGACCGGCGGCGCCGAGGTGCTGGCCTCGATTCGCGCGGCCGCGCGGTTGAAGCTGCCGCTTCATCTCATCAGCATTCTGCCGGTGGCTGAGAACATGCCGGGCGGCCGGGCGATGAAGCCGGGCGACGTCGTCACGACACTCTCCGGAAAAACAGTTGAAGTGCAGAACACCGATGCGGAGGGCCGCCTGATTCTGGCCGATGCGCTGGCCTACGCCACCCGCTACAAACCGGCGGCATTGATCGACATTGCGACGCTCACGGGCGCCTGCGTGGTGGCGCTCGGACAATTTGCCATCGGGATGTTCGGAACCGATGCCGGCGTGAAGGAGTCGGTGCGGAACGCCGGCCTCCGCGCGGGCGAGCGTGTGTGGGAAATGCCGCTGTGGGATGAATACTTCGAGCAGCTGCGCAGCGACGTGGCGGACATGCGCAACATCGGGGGCCGCGGGGGCGGGATGATCACGGCCGCGTTGTTCCTGAGCAAGTTCGTGGGCGACTGTCCGTGGGTCCATCTCGATATTGCCAGCACGGACTGGAGCGAACGGGAGCGGGCCTATGTTCCCAAGGGCCCCTCAGGGATCGGCACCAGATTGCTGATTCAGTATTTGATCGATCGAACGCTGTGACTCGGTTGGGAGCGGAATTCCTACTCCTATGGGCCCCTCGGGGATTGGCACCAGATTGCTGATTCAATATTTGATCGATCGAACGCTCTAGCAGGATGCTGAAAAAGGCCGCCAGCGGCGTTCTCGTCTGCGGCCTTGCCCGCGGAACGGCGCGTCTTGGCGCGCCGGGGTTGGGCGGGTGAGAACAGGGACCTTTTTGATCATCCTGATGATCATGCTGGAGTTGGGACGTTACGAGGGGTTGTGACTGTAGATGTTCAGAGAGCGAGGGGTTCCTCAATCTCCTAAATCGTGTAAGGGGCAGTGCCATGTTGATGTCGCGCGAGAAGATCGGCCAGTTGTTCATGGTGGGGTTCGAGGGGACCTCGGTCACGCCCGACCTGGCGGCGTTCATCAAGGAGTACAAGCCGGGCGGCGTGATTCTCTTCTCGCGCAATCTTGAATCGATCGAGCAGATTGTCGAGCTGACGAATGCCTTGCAGGCCTGCAGCCCCCATTCGCCGTTGCTGATTTCAATCGATCAGGAAGGCGGCCGGGTCTCACGATTGCCGAAGACCTTCACTATCTTCCCTCCCTGTGAGGTGTTGGGGCGATGTAATTCGTCGGAGCTGGCCTATGCGGCGGCGGCGACGATTGCGAAGGAACTCCGAGCCGTCGGGATCAACATGAACATGTCACCGGTGCTGGATGTGAATAGCAATCCTGCCAACCCGGTGATCGGCGATCGGGCCTTCGGGTCGACGCCTGGCCCGGTCTGTGAGCTGGGTTTGGCGACCGTGGGCGGATTACAGGACAATCGTGTGGTGGCCTGCGGAAAGCATTTCCCCGGTCATGGCGATACCAGCGTGGACTCGCACAAAGAATTGCCTGTGGTGGCGGCATCGAAGGAGCGGTTGGAGCAGATCGAATTCCCGCCGTTCCGGCATGCGACCGCTCACGGAGTGGCGACGCTGATGACGGCCCATGTGCTCTATCGCGCGCTGGACGATCAAAAGCCGGCTACGCTCTCTCCGGCCATCATCACGGAGTTTTTACGCGGTGAGCTGAAGTATGACGGTGTGGTATTGACGGATGATCTGGAGATGCACGCGATCATCGATCACTATGGCATTGAAGAAGCCACCGTGCGGGCCATTCAAGCAGGGTGTGACATGCCGTTGATCTGCAAGGACCGCAACCGGGAGATTGCGGCAATCACGGCGCTGGATAGCGCCGTGGCCGATGGTTCGATCAGCGCCGAGCGGTTGGAGCAATCCCTGGCCAGGATCGCCCGATTGAAACAGCGGTTTCTGGTTCCGTACAAGCCGGTGGTGATTTCGGATGCCAAGCTGATCGTCGGGTGCCGGAGTCATCACGTGTTGCTTCGTTCCATCCATCAAGCCCGTGAACGATTGGCGAAAGCCACGGTGTGAACCTCCCGCCCTCCTTTCCAGCCGATCGACGAGAGCTCTGGGCCTGGTGCTTCTACGATTTTGCGAACTCCTCCTTTTCCACCCTGATCGTGACAGTCGCCTACAGCGTCTACTTCATCCAGGTGGTGGCAGCCGATGTGTCGCCGCCCGGTCTGGCGGAACGGTTATGGTTTTGGGGGTATGCGCTCTCGATGCTGGTGGTGGCGCTGGTGTCTCCCGTGCTTGGGGCGTTGGCGGATATCCGCGCAAACAAGCGGAAGGTGCTGATCGTTTCGACGCTTCTCTGTGTGGTCGGCACCGCGCTCTTATGGTTCGTGCATCGCGGCGATGTGGCGCTTGGACTGCTCATCTTCGGGATCGCCAATATCGGCTTCGATTTGGGGTTTGTGTTCTGTAGTGCGTTTCTGGTGGAGCTGGTGCCGCCGCAGCAGATGGGCCGCCTGTCGGGCTATGGCTGGGGATTCGGCTATGTCGGGGGATTGCTCTCCCTGGCGCTGGCCTACCCTTTCATCGCAGGTGGTTTTACCGAGGCGAATCTCGCCTCGTATCGGCTGAGTTTTGTCGTGACGGCGGTGTTCTTTCTGAGTGCCACATTGCCAACCTTTCTGTATCTGCAAGAAAGGGCTCAGCCGCGCCCCGTGACAGCCGGTCTGTCGGTGTGGCGTGCGGTGACGATGCAGCTGAGTGACACGGCGCGTCACCTCGCCACCTATCGCGATCTCAAGCGCTATTTCATCGCTTATCTGCTCTACTCGGACGCGATCAATACCGTGATCGTAGCGTCGGCGATCTTTGCGAATAAAGTCCTGGACTTCACGCCGAGCGATCTGATTATCTACTTCCTGGTCACGCAGATTACGGCGGGTTTCGGCTCGGTCGGCTTCGGGTTTGTGGCGGATCGGATCGGGGCGGTCCGGTCGATCACGATCACGCTGTTGTGTTGGATTGGGTTAGTGATTGGCGCTGCGGCCGTACAGACGCAGATGCAGTTTTATCTGCTTGGCCTGGTGGCCGGCGCGGCGCTCGGGGCCAACCAATCGGTGAGTCGCACGTTGCTTGGCCGGTTTACGCCGCTGGGTCGCCAGGGTGAATTTTTTGGTTTCTTTTCCGTCGCCGGGAAATTTGCCGCGATTCTTGGACCGATCGTCTATGGAGAAGTGACGGCGTGGACCGGGAGTCAGCGCTGGGCCGTGCTCTCCATGGCGGTGTTTTTTCTCGTCGGTCTGGCCGTGTTTCTTGGGGTGGATGAACGGCGCGGTATGGCTGCCGCGCAGGAGTGAGATCACGAGATGGCGCTCAAAAAAGGCGATTTCATCGATGAGCACACACGCCATTCGCATGCCTGCGGGTTGGTCGTAAAAGTCATGGGCGGAGGTGACGGGTTTGAGAAGATCGTCTGTTGTGATCATGACCTGACCGAGCAGGATGTCGTGGCTGAGATGGGCTCGCCCGCCGGCCGGAAAAGAGGCACCCTGCCGTCGGCGGTGGTCCTGGATGAGAAGAAGTTGTACCCGGATTCCTGCGGATTGCGGGTCATGATTATGGATGGCGGCGCGGGTTTCAAAGAAATTCGTTGCTGTGGTCATTCCTTGACGATCAGTTCGATGCGTGAATTAAAGTTTGGTCAGATGCGCGCTCCTGAGCCGGAGCAGACCGGGCAGGCTGGTACGGCCTAGCTTGGACGGAGGTGATGTATGGGGACTGATGAACCAAGAGCTCATCGGAATGATTTGATGCGGCGGTGGTGCGGTTACATGGAATGGTTGGACCGCCTGGGATACGCAACCGCCGGGTTCAGTTTGTTGATTCTCGGTATGTTGGTGTTCATCCATGCCTGGTATGTGTTCCTCGCCGGTCAGTTCGATCCGAAGGGGCACGTGTTAATTCTCCCGGCCGGTCTCCGATTGTTGAATGATATCCTTTTGGTCATTATTCTCCTGGAGTTGTTCCGGACCGTGGTGCGATTTTTACAGACGGAAGTGTTGGAGTTGGAGCCCTATCTGTCTGTTGGCGTGATCGCTTGTACCAGGAAGATTTTGACGGCGAGCGCAGAACTGTCGCATCAGCAAAACATGACGGAAACACAGTTCTATCAATACCTCATGGATGTGGGGCTGAACGTCACCGTGATCATTGCCCTGATTGGTGCCGTATTCATGATTCGGAAGCGGCCCGAACAGATACCGCTCCCGCCCGCAGCATCGGCGCGCGTGGGTCAGTAAGGCGTTCTTGACTTGCCTGTTTCCAGGGAGTTATGGCATCATGCGCCCTCTTGGAGACCGGCATGGCGAAGCTGCTTGAATACGTCGGCTGTGTGCATATCTATCTCGGTCCCTATCGAGGCAATCCGATTGCCTTGTATTTGAATCGGACGGAATCCTCCTGCCAGATCAGCCCGAAAGCCTATCCATGGAATGATGTGATGGGTGTGGGCGAGACTCCCAACAAAGCCGCCGCCGATTTCGAAGATAAGTGGAAGACCAAGGGACTTGCGGCAGAGATGTATTCCGGTCCTTCCTGGGAAGGCGGGATCAAGCCGGAAAAGCCTGCACCGCCCAAACCAGCCGCGCCTCCCAAGCCGGCCGCCGCGCCGGCTGCTGCAGCGGGTGCCGCTCCTGCGCCTCAACCAACAGCGTCCGCTGCTGTTGGTGCTCCAGCCGTAGCCCCGACCGCCTCCTCCCCGACTGCCACTTCCTCCGCTCCGGCGCCTGCTTCCGAGCCATCCGCCGAAACGAAGTAGTATTTTCTGATAGCAATCTGGCTAGTGATTGGTCGGTGAAGGCAGGCGGGCGTCTGTTGACTGATCGGCTAATTTACTGTGTCGCATGCCGTATAACCCATAAATAATCACTCCGGCGAGCGTCCACCAGACGAAGCGATGCCAGGTGAGGGCGGGGAGTTGCCACATCAGGCCGAGGCATGAGAGCGCTCCCAACAGCGGGATCCAGGGCATCAGCGGAGTTCTAAACGGACGTGCCAGGTGAGGACGGGTGTAGCGCAGGACGATGAGTCCAATGCACACGAGGGTGAACGCGAAGAACGTTCCGATGTTGGTCATGTCGGCCGCGGTGCCGATGGGCACAAAGGCGGCCATGACTGCGACGCCGACGCCGGTCAGGATCGTTGCATGATGTGGTGTGCCGAAGCGTGGATGGACCACGGACAACCATGGGCCCAGGAGTCCGTCCCGCGAGATGGCGAAGAACACCCGGATCTGTCCCAGCATCATGACGACCAGCACGCTGGTAATGCCGGCGACGGCTCCCATGGCCACGACGGCTGCTCCCCACTTGTAGCCGACGAGTCGTAACGCTTCCGCAACCGGAGCGTGAATGTCGATCTGGCTATAGGGTACTAACCCTGTGAGCACGGCGGCAACGGCGACATAGAGAATGGTACAGACTCCGAGAGAGGTCATGATGCCAATCGGCAGATCGCGCTGCGGATTGCGTGCCTCTTCGGCCGTCGTGGTGACGGCATCAAATCCGATATAGGCGAAGAAGACGGTCGCGGCGGCAGCGGTGACTCCGGTGAAGCCGTTCGGCATGAACGGAGACCAATTGTCCGGGCTGACCGCAGGGGCTCCCACGGCGATAAAAAACAAGATCACCGCCAGCTTCAGGCAGACGATGATGCCGGTTGCCCGCGCGCTTTCTTTGATGCCGATGACGAGAATGATCGTCACGAGCAGGACGATGATGGCGGCCGGAAAATTCGCGATGCCTCCCTCAGGCCCTCCGGGTGCGTGTGTGGCCCAGTCGGGCAGGTCGAGGCTAGCCAGCTTCAGCAGATTGTTGAAGTAGCCGGACCAGCCGATGGCGACGGCCACACAGGCGACGCCGTATTCCAAAATCAGATTCCAGCCGGTGATCCAGGCAAGAAATTCTCCCAAGGTGGCATAGGAATAGGTGTAGGCCGACCCGGCGACGGGAATCATCGCGGCGAATTCCGCGTAGCACAAGGCTGCGAGCACGCAGGTCAGTCCCGAGAGGATGAAGGAGAGGACGATCCCGGGACCGGCTCCCGGCCGTCCTGCGTCTCCGACAATCGCCGTTCCGATCAGCACGAAGATGCCGGTCCCGATGATGGCCCCGATGCCCAGCGCGGTCAGGTCCCAGGCACTCAATGTCCGTTTGAGGCGATATTGCGGATGGTCGGCATCGGCTAGAATGCGTTCGATGGATTTGGTGCGAAAGAGCCGGCTCGTGACCGAGGGAGTCGTTGTCTGAGCGGCTGAGTGTTTGTCGGGATCAGGAGTAAGAGTCATACGGAGCGTAGTATAGCAGCCGGGGTGAAAAAAGCCGTGTGAATTGCAAAAGCCGTTGCTCCATCGGCGTCACGCGCGAGCGCGACCGGCGGCACGGAGCAGGGCTTGAAACAACCGGCGGTGGGCGATATGCCGTTCGAAAAGAAATTCAGGATGCCACTGGATGCCCAGAAAGAATCGGTGGCGGGGAGATTCGACGGCTTCGATGACGCCATCCGGAGCGATCGCGCTCGCGATCAGCGAAGGCGCGACGGTTTTGACCGATTGGTGGTGTGAGCTGTTGACCTGCATCGTCGCTTTCGCGACGATCTTTCGCAGGAGACTTCCGGGTGTAATGGTCACTGCGTGCGACGGATGGATGGCTTTGGTGGCTTGTCGATGGGCCAGCGCTTGGGGCATTTGCGATGACAGGTCCTGAAAGAGGCTGCCCCCGCAGGCGACGTTGACGGTCTGCATCCCACCGCAGATCCCGAGCAGCGGGATATCCCGGGTTCGCGCCTGGTGCACCAGCTCAAGTTCGAAGTTCGCGCGGCGTTCGCTGACCAGGGGAAACTTGTAACGTTGGCGTTCCCCGTAGAGGCGCGGAGGAAGGTCCGGTCCGCTGCCGGTGAGCAGGAGTCCGTCCACGCGTTCGAGGAGGCGTCGCCGCCCGGCCGCATCGGCTACTAAGGGAAGAATGAGGGGAATGCCTCCGAGTTCTTCGATAGCGCGGACGTAGCGGGCGCGGAGGAAATAGGTGGGCTCACGCCCACCCCATTCCTTGCGGTCACCGGCATTGAAGTCGGGGGTCACGCCGATGACGGGCTTCATATTACCGAACTGGTTCTGTGGCTGGTGTGTTGGAGCTGCCCCCAGTGGAATCGCTTTCAGCTGCGACACCAAGGAATCGGACCGATCGGTCACCGGTCAGGTGTTCTGGTGTGATGACATAGGTGCCGTACATGCTGGGGACCCAAATGCTCTTTGCCGTTTGCTCGTTCAAGCCGGAGAATAAATAGGCCAGCCCGCCGACGATCCCTCCGCCGATGGCGAAGGCGGCTTTGAAGGGGAAATACAATATGGTTGAAACGGCGGCGCCTGCTTGCATGCCCGCGCCGGACGGTGTGCCCTGCTGGGTGTCTGCGGATGACGTTTGGCTCCAGGCCGGCGTGGCGACCAGCGAGGTGAATGTCATGAGAACCACAAGTGCGATCAGTGGGAGCGTACGAATAAATCCAACGTGTGTCACGGAGACCCTCCTTCCTCTCAAAGACAGGATTCTAGGATCATGTCTACGGTTGATAAAGAAACGACAAGACTGTCATGGCGTTATAACAAATTCATGGAGGCTTGCAAACCCCCT containing:
- a CDS encoding HAD family hydrolase, translating into MSVAPSVSQRRVAASIAAFFDVDNTLLPGEASEVGFFRWLRQRGVVGWPEARASVAWWLRHLPALSLQPLRERKLYLAGKPAQVIESLGEEFCREALCPRVSPVAMTTIERHRSEGHLVILLTGSLDFLMEPIADSLQVDRCVASQLEQLEGVYTGQVVPPLPYGEGKLTHVHRLAQELELDLEACFAYGDSPGDQAVLGAVGHPTVVNPIRGMGRVARRHGWPVVSWR
- a CDS encoding MFS transporter codes for the protein MNLPPSFPADRRELWAWCFYDFANSSFSTLIVTVAYSVYFIQVVAADVSPPGLAERLWFWGYALSMLVVALVSPVLGALADIRANKRKVLIVSTLLCVVGTALLWFVHRGDVALGLLIFGIANIGFDLGFVFCSAFLVELVPPQQMGRLSGYGWGFGYVGGLLSLALAYPFIAGGFTEANLASYRLSFVVTAVFFLSATLPTFLYLQERAQPRPVTAGLSVWRAVTMQLSDTARHLATYRDLKRYFIAYLLYSDAINTVIVASAIFANKVLDFTPSDLIIYFLVTQITAGFGSVGFGFVADRIGAVRSITITLLCWIGLVIGAAAVQTQMQFYLLGLVAGAALGANQSVSRTLLGRFTPLGRQGEFFGFFSVAGKFAAILGPIVYGEVTAWTGSQRWAVLSMAVFFLVGLAVFLGVDERRGMAAAQE
- a CDS encoding phosphate-starvation-inducible PsiE family protein; translated protein: MEWLDRLGYATAGFSLLILGMLVFIHAWYVFLAGQFDPKGHVLILPAGLRLLNDILLVIILLELFRTVVRFLQTEVLELEPYLSVGVIACTRKILTASAELSHQQNMTETQFYQYLMDVGLNVTVIIALIGAVFMIRKRPEQIPLPPAASARVGQ
- a CDS encoding leucyl aminopeptidase codes for the protein MKIMRVDARAGRVETESTDVLVLTHCEGDVFSKQATMIDKSMNGALHELLQSKEFEGKANELVLVHTQGKVPAKRILLVGLGKEKDVTVDQLRQAVGHAVKRVRQAKAGFFTVGVPSVTPQGSTAVEVAQAMAEGAILGSYQFTAYRSEGASGKDVKGMSLLAAQTSELKSMTEGIRRGVATAEAAVLVRDLCNHPSNVMTPSRIATEAKAIAKEEALTLKILERKDIEKLGMGALLGVAQGSHEPPKFIILEYKGSKKKDERPVVLVGKTITFDTGGISLKPAENMEHMKADMTGGAEVLASIRAAARLKLPLHLISILPVAENMPGGRAMKPGDVVTTLSGKTVEVQNTDAEGRLILADALAYATRYKPAALIDIATLTGACVVALGQFAIGMFGTDAGVKESVRNAGLRAGERVWEMPLWDEYFEQLRSDVADMRNIGGRGGGMITAALFLSKFVGDCPWVHLDIASTDWSERERAYVPKGPSGIGTRLLIQYLIDRTL
- a CDS encoding gamma-glutamyl-gamma-aminobutyrate hydrolase family protein gives rise to the protein MKPVIGVTPDFNAGDRKEWGGREPTYFLRARYVRAIEELGGIPLILPLVADAAGRRRLLERVDGLLLTGSGPDLPPRLYGERQRYKFPLVSERRANFELELVHQARTRDIPLLGICGGMQTVNVACGGSLFQDLSSQMPQALAHRQATKAIHPSHAVTITPGSLLRKIVAKATMQVNSSHHQSVKTVAPSLIASAIAPDGVIEAVESPRHRFFLGIQWHPEFLFERHIAHRRLFQALLRAAGRARA
- a CDS encoding amino acid permease; this encodes MTLTPDPDKHSAAQTTTPSVTSRLFRTKSIERILADADHPQYRLKRTLSAWDLTALGIGAIIGTGIFVLIGTAIVGDAGRPGAGPGIVLSFILSGLTCVLAALCYAEFAAMIPVAGSAYTYSYATLGEFLAWITGWNLILEYGVACVAVAIGWSGYFNNLLKLASLDLPDWATHAPGGPEGGIANFPAAIIVLLVTIILVIGIKESARATGIIVCLKLAVILFFIAVGAPAVSPDNWSPFMPNGFTGVTAAAATVFFAYIGFDAVTTTAEEARNPQRDLPIGIMTSLGVCTILYVAVAAVLTGLVPYSQIDIHAPVAEALRLVGYKWGAAVVAMGAVAGITSVLVVMMLGQIRVFFAISRDGLLGPWLSVVHPRFGTPHHATILTGVGVAVMAAFVPIGTAADMTNIGTFFAFTLVCIGLIVLRYTRPHLARPFRTPLMPWIPLLGALSCLGLMWQLPALTWHRFVWWTLAGVIIYGLYGMRHSKLADQSTDARLPSPTNH
- the nagZ gene encoding beta-N-acetylhexosaminidase, with the translated sequence MLMSREKIGQLFMVGFEGTSVTPDLAAFIKEYKPGGVILFSRNLESIEQIVELTNALQACSPHSPLLISIDQEGGRVSRLPKTFTIFPPCEVLGRCNSSELAYAAAATIAKELRAVGINMNMSPVLDVNSNPANPVIGDRAFGSTPGPVCELGLATVGGLQDNRVVACGKHFPGHGDTSVDSHKELPVVAASKERLEQIEFPPFRHATAHGVATLMTAHVLYRALDDQKPATLSPAIITEFLRGELKYDGVVLTDDLEMHAIIDHYGIEEATVRAIQAGCDMPLICKDRNREIAAITALDSAVADGSISAERLEQSLARIARLKQRFLVPYKPVVISDAKLIVGCRSHHVLLRSIHQARERLAKATV
- the queE gene encoding 7-carboxy-7-deazaguanine synthase QueE → MNAPPQPQEQTLRVTEIFHSIQGESTYVGQPCVFVRLTGCPLRCTWCDTDYSFYGGTSLAIDEILTKVREFGCQLVEVTGGEPLAQPEALPLIARLCDAGYTVLIETSGAIDVRPVDQRAKLILDVKCPGSGMTDRMHWPNLDCLTAKDEAKFVLASRADYEWARGIVMQHRLADRCPVLFSPVFGSLDLRPLAEWILADRLSVRFQLQMHKYIWAPDMRGV